CGCTCATTCTGCGTGATAAAGACAACACTCAGCGCTTTCTGGAGGAGGAGGCCGAGAAGATGAAGCAGGTGGCGGAGGAGGCAGCACGGCTGAGTGTGGCGGCCCAGGAGGCCGCCCGCCTGCGGCAGCTAGCAGAGGAAGACCTGGCTCAGCAGCGGGCGCTGGCTGAAAAGATGCTGAAGGAAAAGATGCAGGCGGTGCAGGAGGCCACAAGGCTCAAGGCCGAGGCGCAGCTGCTGCAGCAGCAGAAGGAGCTTGCACAGGAGCAGGCGCGGCGGCTACAGGAGGACAAGGAGCAGATGGCGCAGCAACTGGTGCAGGAGACTCAGGGTTTCCAGCGCACCCTGGAGGCGGAGCGCCAGCGGCAGCTGGAGATGAGCGCAGAGGCTGAGCGCTTGAAGCTGCGCGTGGCCGAGATGAGCCGGGCCCAAGCCCGGGCGGAGGAGGATGCCCAGCGCTTCCGTAAGCAGGCTGAGGAGATAGGTGAGAAGCTGCACCGCACTGAGCTCGCCACGCAAGAGAAGGTGACACTAGTGCAGACGCTGGAGATCCAGCGGCAGCAGAGCGACCAAGATGCCGATCGCCTGCGGGAGGCCATTGCTGAGCTGGAGCGGGAGAAGGAGAAGCTCAGGGAGGAGGCCAGGTCACTACAGCTCAAGTCCGAGGAGGTACTGGCCTCACCACTCGCACACAGGTGGGCGGGCAGGCCTGGGTGGGGTGTCCCCAGGGCCCCGATGTCCCTGACCATCCTCCCCTTTCACAGATGCAGACCGTGCAGCAGGAACAGCTGCTACAGGAGACGCAGGCCCTGCAGCAGAGCTTCCTCTCAGAGAAAGACAGCCTGCTGCAGCGGGAACGCTTCATCGAGCAGGAGAAGGCCAAGCTGGAGCGGCTCTTCCAGGATGAGGTGGCCAAGGCTCAGGAGCTGCGTGAGGagcagcggcggcagcagcagcagatggagcaggagaagcagcagctgcTGGCCAGCATGGAGGAGGCCCGGCGGCAGCAGCGTGAGGCTGAAGAGGGCGTGCGGCGCAAGCAGGAGGAGCTGCAGCGCCTggagcagcagcggcagcagcaggaGAAGCTGCTGGCCGAGGAGAACCAGAGGTTGCGCGAGCGGCTACAGCAGCTGGAAGAGGAGCACCGGGCTGCATTGGCACACTCGCAGGTTGTGGCCTCCAAAATCCTACCTAACGGCCGGGATGCACCCGACGGCCCAGCCACAGACGCGGAGCCCGAGCACGCCTTCGATGGTCTGCGGCGGAAGGTGCCAGCCCAGCGGCTACAAGAGGTAGGCATCCTGAGCATGGAGGAGGTACAGCGCCTGGAGCAGGGCCACACCACGGTGGCCCAGCTCTCGCAGCGGGAGGACGTGCGCCGCTACCTGCAGGGCCGCAGCAGCATCGCAGGGCTGCTACTGGAGCCAACCGGTGAGAAGCTGAGTGTGTATGCCGCCCTGCAGAGGCAGCTTCTGAGCCCAGGCACAGCCCTCATCCTGCTTGAGGCTCAGGCGGCCTCAGGCTTCCTCCTGGATCCCGTGCGGAACCGTCGGCTGACTGTCAATGAGGCCGTGAAGGAGGGCCTGGTGGGCCCCGAGCTGCATCATAAGCTGCTGTCGGCCGAGCGCGCCGTCACTGGCTACAAGGACCCTTACACTGGGGAGCAGATCTCCCTGTTCCAGGCCATGAAAAAGGACCTGATCGTCAGGGACCACGGCATCCGCCTGCTGGAGGCCCAGATCGCCACGGGCGGCATCATCGACCCGGTGCACAGCCACCGCGTGCCCGTGCATGTGGCCTACCAGCGTGGCTATTTTGACGAGGAAATGAACCGTGTGCTGGCGGACCCGAGCGACGACACCAAGGGCTTCTTTGACCCCAACACGCACGAGAACCTCACCTACCTACAGCTGATGGAGCGCTGTGTGGAGGACTCTGAGACTGGCCTGCGCCTCCTGCCACTCACAGACCAGGCCGCTAAGGGTGGTGAGCTAGTCTACACTGACTCAGAGGCCCGGGACGTGTTTGAGAAGGCTACTGTGTCCGCACCATTTGGCAAGTTCCAGGGCAGGACGGTGACCATCTGGGAGCTCATCAACTCTGAGTATTTCACGGCGGAGCAGCGGCGGGACCTGCTGCGTCAGTTCCGCACAGGCAAGGTGACTGTGGAGAAGATCATCAAAATCGTCATCACTGTGGTTGAGGAACACGAGCAGAAAGGCCAGCTCTGCTTTGAGGGTCTGCGCGCCCTGGTGCCCGCCGCCGAGCTGCTAGACAGCCAGGTCATCAACCGTGACCTCTATCGCCAGCTGCAGAGGGGCGAACGCTCAGTGCAAGAGGTAGCTGAGGTGGACGCTGTGCGACAGGCTCTGCGGGGCACCAACGTCATCGCAGGTGTGTGGCTGGAGGAGGCAGGGCAGAAGCTGAGCATCTACGAAGCCCTGAAAAAAGAATTATTGCAGCCAGAGGTGGCTGTGGCCCTGCTGGAGGCCCAGGCTGGCACCGGGCACATCATTGACCCCGCCACAAGCGCCCGGCTCACCGTAGACGACGCCGTGCGCGCTGGCCTGGTGGGGCCTGAGCTGCACGAGAAGCTGCTGTCGGCTGAGAAGGCTGTGACAGGCTACAAGGACCCGTACTCGGGGCAGAGCGTTTCCCTGTTCCAGGCCCTGAAGAAGGGCCTCATCCCCAAGGAGCAGGGTCTGCGCCTGCTAGATGCCCAACTCTCCACAGGTGGCATTGTGGATCCCAGCAGGAGCCACCGTGTGCCTCTGGATGTTGCTTGTGCCCGGGGTTACCTGGACAAGGAGACCAGCAAAGCTTTGTTGGCACCCAGGGATGACGCCAAGACTTACTACGACCCCAGTACACGGGAGCCTGTCACCTATGGCCAGCTCCAGCAGCAGTGCCGGCCCGACCAGCTGACGGGTCTGAGCCTGCTGCCGCTCTCAGAGAAGGCCGCCCGGGCCCGGCAGGAGGAGATCTACTCTGAGCTCCAGGCCCGTGAGACCTTCCAGAAGACCACGGTCGAGGTGCCTATGGGCAGCTTCCAGGGCAGGACAGTGACCATCTGGGAGCTGATCAGCTCTGAGTACTTCACAGAGGAACAGAGGCTGGAGCTGCTGCGTCAGTTCCGTACAGGCAAGGTCACTGTGGAGAAGATCATTAAGATTGTCATCACCATCGTGGAAGAGGTGGAGACTGTGCGGCGTGAGAAACTCTCCTTCAGTGGTCTCCGTGCCCCGGTGCCGGCCAGTGAACTCTTGGCTGCTGGGGTCCTCAGCAGTGCTCAGTTTGAGCAGCTCAAGGACGGCAAGACATCGGTCAAGGATCTGTCGGAGGTGGACTCTGTGCGGACGCTCCTCCAGGGCACTGGTTGCCTCGCTGGCATCTACTTGGAGGACTCCAAAGAGAAGGTGACCATCTACGAGGCCATGCGGCGTGGCCTGCTCAGGCCCAGCACGGCCGCGCTCCTGCTTGAGGCCCAGGCAGCCACCGGCTTCCTGGTGGACCCTGTGCGGAACCAGCGCCTGTATGTCCACGAGGCCGTGAAAGCGGGCATCGTGGGCCCCGAGCTGCACGAGAAGCTGCTATCGGCTGAGAAGGCCGTCACCGGCTACAAGGACCCGTACTCGGGTAACACCATCTCCCTGTTCCAGGCCATGAAGAAGGGCCTTGTCCTCAGAGACCACGGCATCCGCCTGCTGGAGGCCCAGATCGCCACGGGCGGCATCATCGACCCGGTGCACAGCCACCGCGTGCCCGTGCACGTGGCCTACCAGCGCGGCTACTTTGACGAGGAAATGAACCGCGTCCTGGCAGACCCGAGCGATGACACCAAGGGCTTCTTCGACCCCAACACGCATGAAAACCTAACCTACCGGCAGCTATTGGAGCGCTGTGTGGAGGACCCCGAGACCGGCCTGCGCCTCCTGCCGCTGAAGGGGGCAGAGAAGGTGGAGGTGGTAGAGACCACGCAGGTGTATACGGAGGAGGAGACCCGGAGGGCATTTGAGGAGACGCAGATTGACATCCCGGGTGGCGGCAGCCATGGCGGCTCCACCATGTCCCTGTGGGAGGTGATGCAGTCGGACTTAATCCCCAAGGAGCAGCAGGCACGCCTCATGGCCGACTTCCAGGCTGGCCGGGTGACCAAGGAGCGCATGATCATTATCATCATTGAAATCATCGAGAAGACCGAGATCATCCGCCAGCAGAACTTGGCTTCCTATGACTACGTCCGCCGCCGCCTCACCGCCGAGGACCTATATGAGGCCCGGGTCATCTCCCGCGAGGCCTATAACCTACTCCGGGAGGGCACCAAGAGCCTCCGTGAGGTACTGGAGGCGGAGTCCGCCTGGCGCTACCTGTACGGCTCGGGCTGTGTGGCCGGCGTCTACCTCCCTGGCTCCAGGCAGACACTGACCATCTATCAGGCCCTCAGGAGGGGGCTGCTGAGCGCTGAGGTGGCCCGCTTACTGCTGGAGGCACAAGCAGCCACGGGTTTCCTTCTGGACCCAGTGAAGGGCGAGCGGCTCACCGTGGATGAGGCTGTGCGCAAGGGCCTGGTTGGCCCCGAGCTACACGACCGGCTGCTGTCAGCCGAGCGGGCCGTGACCGGCTACCGCGACCCCTACACGGAGCAGACCATCTCACTATTCCAGGCCATGAAGAAGGACCTGATCCCTGCCGAGGAGGCCTTACGGCTGCTGGATGCCCAGCTGGCCACAGGTGGCATCGTAGACCCACACCTGGGCTTCCACCTTCCACTGGAGGTAGCCTACCAGCGTGGCTACCTCAGTGTGGACACACACGACCAGCTGTCGGAGCCCAGCGAGGTGCGCGCCTACGTGGACCCGTCCACGGACGAGCGCCTGAGCTACACGCAGCTGCTCCGGCGGTGCCGCCAGGACGAGAAGAGCGGCCAGCTGCTGCTGCCGCTCTCAGACGCCCGCAAGCTGACCTTCCGTGGCCTGCGCAAGCAGATCACAGTGGAAGAGCTGGTGCGTTCGCAGGTCATGGATGAGGCCACAGCACGGCAGCTGCAGGAGGGCCTGGCCTCTGTCGAGGAGGTCACCAAGAACCTGCAGAAGTTCTTGGAGGGCACCAGCTGCATCGCCGGGGTGTTTGTCGATGCCACCAAGGAGCGGCTGTCGGTGTACCAGGCCATGAAGAAGGGCATCATCCGGCCCGGCACGGCCTTTGAGCTCCTAGAGGCCCAGGCGGCCACTGGCTACATCATCGACCCCATCAAGGGGCTCAAGCTGACCGTGGAGGAAGCTGTGCGCATGGGCATTGTGGGTCCAGAGTTCAAGGACAAGCTGCTGTCGGCCGAGCGCGCTGTCACCGGCTATAAGGACCCTTACTCTGGGAAGCTCATCTCTCTGTTCCAGGCCATGAAGAAGGGCCTGATCCTCAAGGACCACGGCATCCGCCTGCTGGAGGCCCAGATTGCCACGGGCGGCATCATTGACCCCGAGGAGAGCCACCGGCTGCCCGTGGAGGTGGCCTACAAGCGCGGCCTGTTTGACGAGGAGATGAACGAGATCCTGACCGACCCCTCAGATGACACCAAGGGCTTTTTCGACCCCAACACGGAGGAGAACCTCACCTACCTGCAGCTGATGGAGCGCTGCATCACCGACCCCCAGACGGCCCTCTGCCTCCTGCCATTGAAGGAGAAGAAGCGGGAGCGGAAGACGTCCTCCAAGTCCTCCGTGCGCAAGCGCCGCGTGGTGATCGTGGACCCTGAGACGGGCAAGGAGATGTCGGTGTATGAGGCCTACCGCAAGGGCCTGATTGACCACCAGACGTACCTGGAGTTGTCCGAGCAGGAGTGCGAGTGGGAGGAGATCACCATCTCCTCCTCGGATGGCGTGGTCAAGTCCATGATCATTGACCGCCGCTCCGGCCGCCAGTACGACATTGATGAGGCCATCACCAAGAACCTCATTGACCGCTCGGCGCTGGACCAGTACCGCGCCGGCACGCTCTCCATCACTGAGTTTGCCGACATGCTCTCGGGCAACGCCAGCGGCTTCCGCTCCCGCTCATCCTCTGTGGGGTCCTCCTCCTCCTATCCCATCAGCCCAGCCGTCTCCAGAACCCAGCTGGCCTCCTGGTCCGACCCCACTGAGGAGACGGGCCCCGTGGCCGGCATCCTGGACACAGAGACACTGGAGAAGGTGTCGATCACAGAGGCCATGCACCGGAACCTGGTGGACAACATCACCGGGCAGCGGCTGCTGGAGGCGCAGGCCTGCACCGGGGGCATCATTGACCCCAACACCGGCGAGCGCTTCCCCGTCACCGACGCCGTCAACAAGGGCTTGGTGGACAAGATCATGGTGGACCGCATCAACCTGGCCCAGAAGGCCTTCTGCGGCTTCGAGGACCCACGCACCAAGACCAAGATGTCGGCCGCCCAGGCCCTGAAGAAGGGCTGGCTCTACTACGAGGCAGGCCAGCGCTTCCTGGAGGTGCAGTACCTGACGGGAGGCCTGATCGAGCCCGACACGCCCGGCCGCGTTCCCCTGGACGAGGCCCTGCAGCGCGGCATGGTGGATGCCCGCACCGCCCAGAAGCTGCGTGACGTGGGCGCGTACTCCAAGTACCTCACTTGCCCCAAGACCAAGCTCAAGATCTCCTACAAGGACGCGCTAGACCGCAGCATGGTGGAGGACGGCACGGGGCTGCGGCTGCTGGAGGCTGCTGCCCAGTCCAGCAAGGGCTATTACAGCCCCTACAGCGTCAGCGGCTCTGGCTCGACGACCGGCTCCCGCACCGGCTCGCGCACTGGCTCCCGAGCCGGTTCCCGCCGGGGCAGCTTTGATGCCACCGGCTCCGGCTTCTCCATgaccttctcttcctcctcctactCCTCCTCGGGCTACGGCCGCCGCTATGCATCAGGGCCCACGTCCTCCGTGGGGGGCCCCGAGTCTGCTGCAGCCTGAAGCCTGCCTGccccccccacctgccctcctgcTCTGCATGTGGCCAGGCTCCCCGCCCAGGCGCTGGCTCTTTCTTTGCTGTTTAAAGGTGTCTTCCTCCTAAGCGGTGCCTAAAGTTTAACCAAAAAGACCAgactaatatattaatatatacatgcTGTCCAGACAGCTTATGTCTTGGGGGACAGGGTCGATCCAGCCACACTGACCACCTCTCCCCCAGGCCCCTCCTCTCTACCTGCCACTCACCACAGCCAGGTGCCTTGGAGGGTCCAGAGCCAGGCCCCCAACTTAGCCCTCCCATCTTCCCAGGGAGGGGTCTACTTGGTGGAGGTCCCCTGCCCTACAGGCCGGCCACACCCAACGACCAACCAATCCTAGCTGCTTTGGGCGGCCTGTCACTAGCAGGGCTCTCAGGGCCTCCATTTTTCATCTGTTTCCAGAACTGACCTGTTGGCTCAGTGGGCCTTGCCAGGGACGGAGGGGACCTGGGCCAGCCATCTCTTCCAGCCTGCCCAGAGAAGCCCCTCCCCCATGGGAAGGTGAGGGTCCAGTCCGCAGAACCAGCCTGGGCCCAGGTCCTGCACAGCCCCTAACCCCCAACACTCTCCTGAGACCCCAGGCCTCTGGCTTCAGCCTTTTAGCCTCAGCTCCCTAGTAAGTGCCTTCTGTGTCCCCCTCGTACCCCAGGCCCCAAGGACCCAGGCCTGAGGTGGGAGATACACCCTCCTGGTGAATCTCGGGTGTGCTGGTTCTTCTCCCCCATGGACTCCGTGGCCCATTGAGCCTGGGGTGCTGCCTGCCTGTCTCTCCAGGGAGCTCAGCCCTTCATTGGTCCCAGGGACACTGGCTGGATGGTCTGTGCCAACCCAGGCAGCCCAGCCCAGTCCCTGCCCCACCGAGCCCCCAGTCTTGGTGACTTTCACCCCTGCCTCTACCCTCTGACTGTGCTTTGCATGTTCCACTAACCTGGGCAGGTGGTGGGTGGAGGCGCCAGGCTTCCGGCTGCCTCCGTGAGGGCAGAACACTAACCTGACCATGGGCGGGCCTGTGGTGCCCGCCCCAATAAAAGCAATTCCACCCTCCTGTGGGTCCTGCGTCACTCTTTTGTCCTGGGGTCAAGTGTGCGTTGAGGTACGGTGGATGCTACAGCCCCGGGCTCGGAGTTTGGCTGCTGTGTCCTGGCCCAGGGCAGAGGAGCTGGGCCTCAGCGAAGACATTGGCCTGAGGCCACATGTCTCAGGCCAGAGAAACCCAGGTGAGCAGGCCTGAGCAGAGGCCAGGCGGAGGCTGGACCAGCTGCTGGCCATTCCCCGCCCTGCTGTCAGTTCAGGTGATGACCTGTCACTGCACAGCCCCTTCGGCTGGGTTTGTGATCGGCACTTCTGAGGTGGGGTGTCACATGCCCTCATATCAGTCTGCCATCAGCTGTGCCCCCCACCGCAGTGTGGAAATAAGCTGGTTCCCATCAGCCAAGGGTGGCCCTTCAGAGGAGGGTGTTGGGAGCCGGAGCAGAGCCTCAGCCCCCTGCTGGCGTCACCCTGGCCCCTCCGGTCCACTTGCCCCTCACATTTGTATTACAGCCTCTCTAGGTTTCTTCCTGGGAAAACTTAGAAGGAGGGTGAGTGGACACCTACAGCCCCCTAAGCCCCTGGTCCTGAGGCCACAAGTGATGCTCATCTCCTGCTTTGCCCGGGGCAGGTGGCGACCAGACCCTCATCTTTGGGGTCTGTGTTGTGGTGACCATGCCCCTGTCGGGCTCTGCTCGCCTTGACCACTTACAGTTGAAGCTAGTTCAGAAATACTGAGGTGCCCTGGACTGTGGCCTACCTCCACGTGACGGTCAGGACCATCCCTGCCAGGATGGTGACTGCCTGGCCTGCTGGTCCACTGGAATAAAGAACTGTCATGGTGGCAGCCATAGCTGTAAGTTGAGTGTGACACTTTCTCACTGTGTCTCAGGTGGTGGTGTTTTTCTTCTGGAGACCAGGACTATTATGTTCTCACAGCCTTTTAGAGGAGGTCTCAGAGTCGCTGCTATCTGTGCTTGTGCTGTTCTCGGGGGGCCTGAGAAAGCTTCCACTTCATGGGCTCTGGCTCTGAGACCTGGCTGAGACGGGGAAGCAGACCCATGATTATATTTTCATTGATAACGTTGAtgtagaattttctttttgttctatatGTAATAAGCTAGTGGCTTTCAAAGCATGGCCCCTGGACCACCAGCACCAGGACCACCTGGGAGCTCGTGAGATGCACAGTCTcgaccccaccccaggccctttGAACTAGAAACTCTGGGGCTTGACCCAGCTACTCATGTTTTAAGCCCTGCAGGTGATTGGCAGGAGCTAGAGAACTACTTGTCAGCTGCCCCTCACTGGCTGCCCATCTCTTTCATGTCTCAGGGCTACATGCTCTGTAAGCTGTCCTCGTATATCCCCATGGACCAGGCTCTCCGGCTGCCATTTCACCCTTCCCGTCTGTGTTcagctggggctgctgtaacaagtacTGCAGACTGGGGACtgaaaaaaacagatattttttcacagttctggaagctagaagtcttgAGTTCAAactgtgggcagggctggttcctgctga
Above is a window of Rhinolophus sinicus isolate RSC01 linkage group LG12, ASM3656204v1, whole genome shotgun sequence DNA encoding:
- the PLEC gene encoding plectin isoform X11, which codes for MDRYSMEELIQLGQDERDRVQKKTFTKWVNKHLIKHWKAEAQRHISDLYEDLRDGHNLISLLEVLSGDSLPRERDIIRSSRLPREKGRMRFHKLQNVQIALDYLRHRQVKLVNIRNDDIADGNPKLTLGLIWTIILHFQISDIQVSGQSEDMTAKEKLLLWSQRMVEGYQGLRCDNFTSSWRDGRLFNAIIHRHKPMLIDMNKVYRQTNLENLDQAFSVAERDLGVTRLLDPEDVDVPQPDEKSIITYVSSLYDAMPRVPDVQDGVKANELQLRWQEYRELVLLLLQWIRHHTASFEERRFPSSFEEIEILWCQFLKFKETELPAKEADKNRSKGIYQSLEGAVNAGQLKMPPGYHPLDVEKEWGKLHVAILEREKQLRSEFERLESLQRIVSKLQMEAGLCEEQLNQADALLQSDIRLLATGKAAQRAGEVERDLDKADHMLRILFNDVQSLKDGRHPQGEQMYRRVYRLHERLVAIRTEYNLRLKAGVAAPVTQVTQVTQSTQSTQRRPELEDSTLRYLHDLLAWVEENQRRVDSAEWGVDLPSVEAQLGSHRGLHQSIEEFRAKIERARTDEGQLAPAIRGTYRDCLGRLDLQFAKLLNSSKARLRSLESLHGFVAAATKELMWLSEREEEEVGFDWSERNANMAAKKESYSALMRELELKEKKIKEIQSTGDRLLREDHPARPTVESFQAALQTQWSWMLQLCCCIEAHLKENTAYFQFFSDVREAEEQLRKLQETLRRKYTCDRSITVTRLEDLLQDAQDEKDQLSEYRGHLSGLAKRAKAIVQLKPRTAVHPTRGSIPLLAVCDYKQVEVTVHKGDKCQMVGPAQPFHWKVVSSCGSEAAVPSVCFLVPPPNQEAQEAVSRLEAQHQALVTLWQQLHVDMKSLLAWQNFSRDLQLIRSWSLVTFRTLKPEEQRQALRALELHYQAFLRDSQDASSFGPEDRLQAEREYSSCSRHYQQLLQSLEQGEQEESRCQRCISELKDIRLQLEACETRTVHRLRLPLDKEPARECAQRIAEQQKAQAEVEGLGKGVARLSAEAEKVLALPEPSPAAPTLRSELELTLGKLEQVRSLSAIYLEKLKTISLVIRSTQGAEDVLRVHEEQLKEAQAVPATLPELEATKAALKKLRAQAEAQQPVFDALRDELRGAQEVGEQLQQRHGERDVEVERWRERVTQLLERWQAVLAQTDVRQRELEQLGRQLRYYRESADPLGAWLQDAKQRQEKIQAVPLANSQAVREQLRQEKALLEEIERHREKVEECQRFAKQYINAIKDYELQLVTYKAQLEPVASPAKKPKVQSGSESVIQEYVDLRTRYSELTTLTSQYIKFISETLRRMEEEERLAEQQRAEERERLAEVEAALEKQRQLAEAHAQAKAQAEREAQELQRRMQEEVVRREEAAVDAQQQKRSIQEELEHLRQSSDAEIQAKARQVEAAERSRLRIEEEIRVVRLQLENTERQRGGAEDELQALRARAEEAEAQKRQAQEEAERLRRQVKDETQRKRQAEAELALRVKAEAEAAREKQRALQALEELRLQAEEADRRLRQAEVERARQVQVALETAQRSAAVELQSKRASFAEKTAQLERTLQEEHVTVTQLREEAERHAQQQAQAERAREEAERELERWQLKANEALRLRLQAEEVAQQKSLAQAEAEKQKEEAEREARRRGKAEEQAVRQRELAEQELEKQRQLAEGTAQQRLAAEQELIRLRAETEQGEQQRQLLEEELARLQREAAAATQKRQELEAELAKVRAEMEVLLASKARAEEESRSTSEKSKQRLETEASRFRELAEEAARLRALAEEAKRQRQLAEEDAARQRAEAERVLAEKLAAISEATRLKTEAEIALKEKEAENERLRRLAEDEAFQRRRLEEQAAQHKADIEERLAQLRRASESEMERQRALVEDTLRQRRQVEEEILALKASFEKAAAGKAELELELGRIRGDAENTLRSKEQAEVEAARQRQLAAEEEQRRREAEERVQKSLAAEEEAARQRKAALEEVERLKAKVEEARRLRERAEQESARQLQLAQDAAQKRLQAEEKAHAFAVQQKEQELQQTLQQEQSMLERLRGEAEAARSAAEEAEEARERAEREAAQSRRQVEEAERLKQAAEEQAQARAQAQAAAEKLRKEAEQEAARRTQAEQAALRQKQAADAEMEKHKKFAEQTLRQKAQVEQELTTLRLQLEETDHQKGILDEELQRLKAEVTEATRQRGQVEEELFSVRVQMEELGKLKARIEAENRALILRDKDNTQRFLEEEAEKMKQVAEEAARLSVAAQEAARLRQLAEEDLAQQRALAEKMLKEKMQAVQEATRLKAEAQLLQQQKELAQEQARRLQEDKEQMAQQLVQETQGFQRTLEAERQRQLEMSAEAERLKLRVAEMSRAQARAEEDAQRFRKQAEEIGEKLHRTELATQEKVTLVQTLEIQRQQSDQDADRLREAIAELEREKEKLREEARSLQLKSEEMQTVQQEQLLQETQALQQSFLSEKDSLLQRERFIEQEKAKLERLFQDEVAKAQELREEQRRQQQQMEQEKQQLLASMEEARRQQREAEEGVRRKQEELQRLEQQRQQQEKLLAEENQRLRERLQQLEEEHRAALAHSQVVASKILPNGRDAPDGPATDAEPEHAFDGLRRKVPAQRLQEVGILSMEEVQRLEQGHTTVAQLSQREDVRRYLQGRSSIAGLLLEPTGEKLSVYAALQRQLLSPGTALILLEAQAASGFLLDPVRNRRLTVNEAVKEGLVGPELHHKLLSAERAVTGYKDPYTGEQISLFQAMKKDLIVRDHGIRLLEAQIATGGIIDPVHSHRVPVHVAYQRGYFDEEMNRVLADPSDDTKGFFDPNTHENLTYLQLMERCVEDSETGLRLLPLTDQAAKGGELVYTDSEARDVFEKATVSAPFGKFQGRTVTIWELINSEYFTAEQRRDLLRQFRTGKVTVEKIIKIVITVVEEHEQKGQLCFEGLRALVPAAELLDSQVINRDLYRQLQRGERSVQEVAEVDAVRQALRGTNVIAGVWLEEAGQKLSIYEALKKELLQPEVAVALLEAQAGTGHIIDPATSARLTVDDAVRAGLVGPELHEKLLSAEKAVTGYKDPYSGQSVSLFQALKKGLIPKEQGLRLLDAQLSTGGIVDPSRSHRVPLDVACARGYLDKETSKALLAPRDDAKTYYDPSTREPVTYGQLQQQCRPDQLTGLSLLPLSEKAARARQEEIYSELQARETFQKTTVEVPMGSFQGRTVTIWELISSEYFTEEQRLELLRQFRTGKVTVEKIIKIVITIVEEVETVRREKLSFSGLRAPVPASELLAAGVLSSAQFEQLKDGKTSVKDLSEVDSVRTLLQGTGCLAGIYLEDSKEKVTIYEAMRRGLLRPSTAALLLEAQAATGFLVDPVRNQRLYVHEAVKAGIVGPELHEKLLSAEKAVTGYKDPYSGNTISLFQAMKKGLVLRDHGIRLLEAQIATGGIIDPVHSHRVPVHVAYQRGYFDEEMNRVLADPSDDTKGFFDPNTHENLTYRQLLERCVEDPETGLRLLPLKGAEKVEVVETTQVYTEEETRRAFEETQIDIPGGGSHGGSTMSLWEVMQSDLIPKEQQARLMADFQAGRVTKERMIIIIIEIIEKTEIIRQQNLASYDYVRRRLTAEDLYEARVISREAYNLLREGTKSLREVLEAESAWRYLYGSGCVAGVYLPGSRQTLTIYQALRRGLLSAEVARLLLEAQAATGFLLDPVKGERLTVDEAVRKGLVGPELHDRLLSAERAVTGYRDPYTEQTISLFQAMKKDLIPAEEALRLLDAQLATGGIVDPHLGFHLPLEVAYQRGYLSVDTHDQLSEPSEVRAYVDPSTDERLSYTQLLRRCRQDEKSGQLLLPLSDARKLTFRGLRKQITVEELVRSQVMDEATARQLQEGLASVEEVTKNLQKFLEGTSCIAGVFVDATKERLSVYQAMKKGIIRPGTAFELLEAQAATGYIIDPIKGLKLTVEEAVRMGIVGPEFKDKLLSAERAVTGYKDPYSGKLISLFQAMKKGLILKDHGIRLLEAQIATGGIIDPEESHRLPVEVAYKRGLFDEEMNEILTDPSDDTKGFFDPNTEENLTYLQLMERCITDPQTALCLLPLKEKKRERKTSSKSSVRKRRVVIVDPETGKEMSVYEAYRKGLIDHQTYLELSEQECEWEEITISSSDGVVKSMIIDRRSGRQYDIDEAITKNLIDRSALDQYRAGTLSITEFADMLSGNASGFRSRSSSVGSSSSYPISPAVSRTQLASWSDPTEETGPVAGILDTETLEKVSITEAMHRNLVDNITGQRLLEAQACTGGIIDPNTGERFPVTDAVNKGLVDKIMVDRINLAQKAFCGFEDPRTKTKMSAAQALKKGWLYYEAGQRFLEVQYLTGGLIEPDTPGRVPLDEALQRGMVDARTAQKLRDVGAYSKYLTCPKTKLKISYKDALDRSMVEDGTGLRLLEAAAQSSKGYYSPYSVSGSGSTTGSRTGSRTGSRAGSRRGSFDATGSGFSMTFSSSSYSSSGYGRRYASGPTSSVGGPESAAA